DNA sequence from the Malus sylvestris chromosome 10, drMalSylv7.2, whole genome shotgun sequence genome:
ACTGAATAAGGGACTTGTAACTTAATTGGACAAGAACATTATCGATAAGTAGTGATGACGACAAGGTCGGGTTAATGGGTTCAAATGACTTGAATCAATATGTTTTCTGTTTTCCTAATCTTCAtctcaataaaataataatcgtAAACTTTTGATTAATTAGATTTTACTTTTAACCATACTAGAGACTTGTACATTAATTGATTAAGAACAGTTATCACGAGTTGACAACAATACATGGTTAATGGGTTCCAATAACTTGaataaatatgttttctttttctttcactaGTCTTCATCTTAATATTCAATTTTGACTTCACTATTTAATATTGATCTTATAGatatttgatgaaaatgccTCTTCGACATTTCAAAAGCACAAAACTAAACTAAAGTTATGATTTATGAGAGAGCTTTTTAAATAATCGCAACGGGACCCCATTGTATAAGAGTTCATGACTCCGTTATTGATCATGGAGAAATGTTAAGAGAATTCTCCAAAAAATGACTCTCTgccaactaaaaaaattaactttaaCCTAATACTTCATATATCCTCCACATTCATGTACCTACTGAAAAGCTCCTTGATCTTGATTCAAAGTGTAAACTACAcaattttcaataaattatatgCCTAATTAATTAAGTAAATGCATGAACTAATTCTTAATTTCTGAAAAGCTacgtaatgctaggaagactaaatttacaaactaaatgatatgttgTTAATATAAAGGAGcatgtttatcaacgtttaaataataaatcaatcatcaattttcatgtcctttaatttttaaaattttttttttttttgaaatgagTCCCCCCAAGTTTCCATAATCATCGCTGTGATTTTCTTGATCATCCAATTGATTGAACCCACATGATTTCACAGTGACAGTACtcctttttctaatttttaattaactCGCATCCATTGGCATCTGATCCAAAACCAAAGGCCCAGATCCTTGGATTCCCCATTAATCTTGGATTGACATTACACTTGAATATTAAATCATAGTGGCACACTCGCATGTAGTGTAATTACTTAACATTTTCCCCTTTTTAAATCTTATGatcataaattaaacaaaaaagttTAGTTTAACTGGTTTTACTAATATAGGTCTTACTCTTCCGAATATGTTTATATGGTATTAAAAGGTTAGTTTGGTGCGGACCTGGTTGTTCGCAAGGTTTCTTGTTTTACctcatttctttaaaaaaaacaaaaaaacgggttttttaattaattcacaCAAATGAGATGATGAAGAAAGGCCAGCTCAGTGACTGCAATTTTTCTCTGCATTATTTTTGCACCAAACATTAGTAGTGCACATGCATTGCTTCATCAGCAAACCAACTCTTCAATGCTCTCTATAAATTAAAACGTCACTTAATTATAACCCATCTGAGCTCACATAAGCATAACTGATATTAcaacacctctctctctctctctctctcgctctcgctctctctcactccctctTTCTCATCTCTCAATCAGAGTGAGTGAGCagatatttttttcctttgaagCAAATGGATGTGATGATCAGAAAGTCGTACGGCGGCTACTCGAAGTTGGACAAGGAAGATCCTGAAGATGTAAATCATCGACGGGCGCAGTTCCTGATCTACAAAGTGTTGCTGCAAGCAGAAATGCGGCGAAGGCCTTCGAATTTGAGGATTCGGATACGTAAACTGAAGGTGAAGATTGGGAGGAGATTAAAGAAGTTGAGGAAGAGCATGCTTCTAGGTATATCTGCCGCCAGGGTTTGTGTTTATAAGCGAGTTTTTAATCAACTAAAAACTTGCATGACCTTGTTTGGCCGCGGAGATCAGGGAACTGTCAATGCAACTCTTCCAGTTTTGCTTACCTGATTTAAATAGTTTTAATCATGtctctttattttcttctcaTCCATCTTTTTTCATATAAATACCAACTTGGAATTTCGATCGGCGTTTGATTTTTGTTcccatatataatataaaaccaTAGAGTTTGCTTATTTTCTTATATAGAACAACTTGAGAATGTCATATGAGACGACTCTCAG
Encoded proteins:
- the LOC126587016 gene encoding uncharacterized protein LOC126587016; this translates as MDVMIRKSYGGYSKLDKEDPEDVNHRRAQFLIYKVLLQAEMRRRPSNLRIRIRKLKVKIGRRLKKLRKSMLLGISAARVCVYKRVFNQLKTCMTLFGRGDQGTVNATLPVLLT